One Candidatus Zixiibacteriota bacterium genomic window carries:
- a CDS encoding sigma-54-dependent Fis family transcriptional regulator has translation MAKDTILLVDDDPLVLEALRDLFSDDYTPLSARSGEEAVRIVEGHRDICVVVMDIRMPGMDGIAAARAIARMEPELAVIFHTGYPGDYDEHEIDEREAPYDYVEKGVSGLRLLRSVRHAAERSRLKGDVERLRGHAADCLGILGRSAGMLEVFRLIHRAGPSNSKVMILGETGTGKELVAKALHALSPRAGKPLAVFNCNHKSTDLVESELFGHLKGAFTGAIADRIGLFRYADGGTVFLDEIGDLDITTQAKLLRVLESGEFHPIGSPRIQACDVRVLCATHRDLAGMVRESKFREDLYYRLRGVEIRIPPLRERREDIPLLAARFLDRLTVERDGFPRVIDRAAMEMLIAYDWPGNVRQLLSTIESLLVLTDSELITRADIARQLGAGENAAGPPAESGRPTLTQRVREYRRNCIIEALAAAGGNISEAARILGVDRSNLRRDIQDLDIRLG, from the coding sequence ATGGCAAAGGACACGATTCTTCTGGTTGATGACGATCCGCTGGTGCTCGAGGCCCTGCGCGATCTGTTCTCCGACGACTACACTCCGCTGAGCGCCCGGTCCGGCGAGGAGGCCGTCCGCATCGTGGAGGGGCACCGCGACATCTGCGTCGTGGTCATGGACATCCGCATGCCGGGGATGGACGGGATCGCCGCCGCCCGCGCAATCGCCCGCATGGAGCCGGAACTGGCGGTCATATTCCACACCGGCTATCCGGGCGACTATGACGAGCACGAGATCGATGAGCGCGAGGCACCCTACGACTATGTCGAGAAAGGAGTCTCCGGGCTTCGCCTCCTCCGATCGGTTCGGCATGCGGCGGAGCGCAGCCGGCTGAAGGGAGATGTTGAGCGACTCCGGGGACACGCCGCCGACTGCCTGGGTATCCTAGGGCGGTCGGCGGGCATGCTGGAGGTGTTCCGGCTCATTCACCGGGCCGGCCCGTCGAACAGCAAGGTCATGATTCTAGGCGAGACCGGCACGGGCAAAGAGCTGGTGGCCAAGGCCCTCCATGCGCTGAGCCCGCGCGCCGGAAAACCGCTGGCCGTGTTCAACTGCAATCACAAGTCGACCGATCTCGTGGAGTCCGAGCTGTTCGGCCATCTGAAAGGGGCTTTCACCGGGGCGATCGCCGACCGCATCGGGCTGTTCAGATACGCCGACGGCGGCACGGTTTTTCTCGATGAAATCGGCGATCTCGACATCACGACGCAGGCGAAGTTGCTCCGCGTTCTCGAGTCCGGGGAGTTCCATCCCATCGGCTCGCCCCGGATTCAGGCGTGCGATGTGCGGGTGCTCTGTGCGACCCACCGCGACCTGGCGGGCATGGTGAGAGAATCCAAATTCCGCGAGGACCTGTACTATCGTCTCCGCGGCGTCGAAATCCGCATCCCACCTTTGCGTGAGCGCCGGGAGGACATTCCCCTGCTGGCCGCGCGGTTCCTTGACCGGCTGACGGTTGAGCGGGACGGCTTCCCCCGTGTCATCGATCGCGCCGCCATGGAAATGCTCATCGCCTACGACTGGCCCGGCAACGTGAGACAGCTCCTCAGCACGATAGAATCGCTGCTGGTGCTCACCGACTCCGAGCTGATCACGCGCGCCGATATTGCGCGGCAGTTGGGCGCGGGGGAAAACGCCGCCGGGCCGCCGGCCGAGTCCGGCCGCCCGACTTTGACTCAGCGGGTGAGGGAGTACCGCAGGAACTGCATCATTGAAGCGCTCGCGGCCGCCGGCGGCAACATCAGCGAGGCTGCGCGCATCCTCGGTGTGGACCGGTCCAACCTGCGCCGCGACATCCAGGATCTGGACATTCGGCTGGGGTAG
- a CDS encoding T9SS type A sorting domain-containing protein has product MYASQIGRQTEVRIGTTILILLLVLLPFASTDAQPSGTWSERAPMPTARAALPAVALGGRIYAISGDVAANVQTPQVERYDPTTNSWENVAPLPTARGGLSATVYDGKIYAVGGQFRGGPNPANFSDDIEVYDPLTNSWSALAPMTTRRTGLAVVALRGKIYAIGGYQEGHSPQVMNIVEVYDPATNTWSPGTPMQMTRCAFNCAVVNDKIYAISGLDGTGGATETSEVYDPDTDTWTYIAPIPKKRSWSACDTLDGQVAIVGGYLPYDLYPDLWFYDPMTNTWSQSSASLPTPRHACGGASLNGTLYVVGGGLGYDPSVLNTVEAYEISSVAVAVDIKPGSCPNPLNLRPYREEIPEPADNESGATGRLDKQGPRPPRAVLPVAILGTAEFDPTMIDWTTVMLAGVSPIRFSLDDVATPVPADAVQCQCTTAGPDGYTDMTLKFYRDQIIAALGQVYAGDTVALALTGNLLDGTPIEGTDCVHIINGPEPPEPPLAADDQTPVLLGNYPNPFNPATQIGFSLPAASHVTLVVYNIMGQQVAVLADGQYEAGDHSVTWDASAQSSGVYLYLLDVSGFSQTRKMLLLK; this is encoded by the coding sequence ATGTACGCGTCACAAATCGGCCGGCAAACTGAGGTGCGCATCGGCACGACGATCCTGATTCTCCTACTCGTCCTTCTGCCCTTTGCCTCCACGGATGCTCAACCGTCCGGAACATGGTCCGAGAGGGCTCCCATGCCAACGGCCAGGGCGGCGCTCCCGGCGGTCGCGCTCGGCGGGCGAATCTATGCGATTTCGGGGGATGTTGCGGCCAATGTTCAGACACCGCAGGTGGAGCGCTATGACCCAACTACCAATTCATGGGAAAACGTTGCGCCGCTTCCCACCGCCCGAGGGGGCCTGTCGGCCACGGTCTACGACGGCAAGATCTATGCGGTCGGCGGCCAATTTCGCGGGGGTCCCAACCCGGCAAACTTCTCAGATGATATTGAAGTGTACGATCCTCTGACCAACTCCTGGTCTGCCCTCGCTCCTATGACAACCCGAAGAACCGGCCTGGCGGTAGTTGCACTCCGCGGGAAGATCTATGCGATCGGCGGCTATCAGGAAGGACATAGCCCTCAGGTGATGAATATCGTTGAGGTATATGATCCCGCCACAAACACGTGGTCTCCGGGAACGCCCATGCAGATGACGCGTTGTGCGTTCAACTGCGCCGTCGTCAATGACAAGATATACGCGATCAGCGGATTGGACGGCACCGGGGGAGCAACTGAGACTAGCGAAGTGTACGATCCGGACACCGATACCTGGACATACATCGCGCCCATCCCAAAGAAGCGATCCTGGTCTGCCTGTGATACACTCGACGGACAGGTTGCCATTGTGGGCGGGTATCTGCCCTACGACCTGTATCCTGATCTTTGGTTCTATGACCCGATGACCAATACGTGGAGCCAATCGTCCGCTTCATTGCCGACCCCGCGGCACGCCTGCGGCGGGGCGAGCTTGAATGGAACGCTGTATGTCGTTGGCGGAGGTCTGGGATACGACCCTTCCGTGCTGAATACCGTCGAAGCGTATGAGATCAGCTCCGTCGCCGTCGCTGTCGACATCAAACCCGGCTCCTGTCCCAACCCGCTCAACCTGCGGCCTTATCGCGAGGAAATCCCGGAGCCGGCCGACAATGAGTCTGGCGCGACCGGCCGGTTGGACAAACAAGGCCCCCGCCCGCCGCGCGCCGTCCTCCCGGTCGCTATCCTCGGAACCGCCGAGTTCGATCCGACGATGATCGACTGGACGACGGTCATGCTGGCAGGCGTCTCGCCGATCCGCTTCAGCCTCGACGATGTCGCGACGCCGGTGCCGGCCGATGCGGTGCAGTGCCAGTGCACCACCGCCGGCCCCGACGGCTACACTGATATGACGCTCAAGTTCTACCGCGACCAGATCATCGCCGCGCTCGGCCAGGTGTACGCCGGCGACACGGTAGCGCTGGCTCTGACCGGCAATCTGCTCGACGGCACGCCGATCGAGGGGACCGACTGCGTGCACATCATCAACGGCCCCGAGCCGCCGGAACCCCCGTTGGCCGCCGACGATCAAACGCCCGTCCTGCTGGGCAACTACCCCAACCCGTTCAACCCGGCCACCCAGATCGGGTTCTCGCTGCCGGCGGCGTCGCACGTTACGCTCGTCGTCTACAACATCATGGGGCAGCAGGTGGCGGTGCTGGCCGATGGCCAGTACGAAGCGGGCGACCACAGTGTCACCTGGGATGCATCGGCGCAGTCCTCCGGTGTGTACCTCTACCTTCTTGACGTGTCCGGGTTCAGCCAGACGCGCAAGATGCTGCTGCTCAAATAG